In Bacillus cereus ATCC 14579, a single window of DNA contains:
- the tig gene encoding trigger factor, with protein MSTKWEKLEGNVGVLTIEVDAKEVNNSIDAAFKKVVKTINVPGFRKGKMPRPLFEQRFGIESLYQDALDIILPKAYGEAIEEAGIFPVDHPEIDIEKFEKNANLIFTAKVTVKPEVKLGEYKGLAVEKVETTVTDEDVENELKSLQERQAELVVKEEGTVENGDTAVIDFEGFVDGEAFEGGKGENYSLAIGSGTFIPGFEEQVIGLKSGESKDVEVSFPEEYHAAELAGKPATFKVTIHEIKTKELPELNDEFAKEADEAVATLDELKAKLRTNLEEGKKHEAEHKVRDEVVELAAANAEIEIPEAMINTELDRMVREFEQRLSQQGMNLELYYQFTGTDADKLKEQMKEDAQKRVRINLVLEAIIEAENIEVTEEEVTAEVEKMAEMYGMPVDAIKQALGSVDALAEDLKVRKAVDFLVENAA; from the coding sequence ATGTCTACAAAATGGGAAAAATTAGAAGGTAACGTTGGCGTTTTAACAATCGAAGTTGATGCTAAAGAAGTAAACAACTCTATCGACGCTGCGTTCAAAAAAGTAGTAAAAACAATTAACGTACCAGGTTTCCGTAAAGGAAAAATGCCTCGTCCATTATTCGAACAACGCTTTGGTATTGAATCTTTATACCAAGATGCTTTAGATATCATTTTACCAAAAGCATACGGTGAAGCGATTGAAGAAGCTGGTATCTTCCCAGTTGATCATCCTGAAATCGACATCGAGAAGTTCGAAAAAAATGCTAACCTTATCTTCACTGCAAAAGTTACAGTGAAACCTGAAGTTAAATTAGGTGAGTACAAAGGTTTAGCAGTAGAAAAAGTTGAAACAACTGTAACTGACGAAGATGTAGAGAACGAATTAAAATCTTTACAAGAACGTCAAGCTGAACTAGTTGTTAAAGAAGAAGGAACTGTTGAAAACGGTGATACAGCTGTAATCGACTTCGAAGGTTTCGTTGATGGCGAAGCATTTGAAGGCGGAAAAGGCGAAAACTACTCTCTAGCAATCGGTTCTGGTACATTCATCCCAGGTTTCGAAGAGCAAGTAATCGGTCTTAAATCTGGTGAGTCTAAAGACGTTGAAGTATCATTCCCAGAAGAGTACCATGCTGCTGAATTAGCTGGCAAACCAGCAACATTCAAAGTAACAATTCACGAAATCAAAACAAAAGAACTTCCTGAGTTAAACGACGAGTTCGCTAAAGAAGCAGACGAAGCGGTTGCAACTCTTGATGAATTAAAAGCAAAACTTCGCACAAACTTAGAAGAAGGCAAAAAGCACGAAGCTGAGCACAAAGTACGTGACGAAGTAGTAGAATTAGCTGCTGCTAACGCTGAAATCGAAATTCCAGAAGCTATGATCAACACTGAGTTAGATCGTATGGTTCGTGAATTCGAGCAACGTTTAAGCCAACAAGGTATGAACCTTGAGCTTTACTACCAATTCACAGGTACTGATGCTGACAAATTAAAAGAGCAAATGAAAGAAGATGCACAAAAACGTGTAAGAATCAATCTTGTTCTTGAAGCTATCATTGAAGCTGAAAACATCGAAGTTACTGAAGAAGAAGTAACTGCAGAAGTTGAAAAAATGGCTGAAATGTACGGTATGCCAGTAGACGCTATCAAGCAAGCTCTTGGAAGCGTAGACGCTTTAGCTGAAGATCTTAAAGTGCGTAAAGCTGTAGACTTCTTAGTAGAAAACGCTGCATAA